One Porphyromonas pogonae genomic region harbors:
- a CDS encoding OmpH family outer membrane protein — MKKFLISFVLIFFSAVGAMAQKYAFVDMDYIMKSIPNYEVMTKQIEQASSAYQKQLEAVENSAKDMYKKYQADLATLTPDQKKSREEAIVAKEKEVMELKMKFFGPEGELVKKRNAAMKPLEDAVWQSLKSMAKEYGLMMIIDRSSSKIVYADPSIDISTSVLAKLGINK; from the coding sequence ATGAAAAAGTTTTTGATTTCATTTGTATTGATCTTTTTCTCTGCAGTAGGAGCTATGGCCCAGAAATATGCTTTTGTGGACATGGATTATATAATGAAGAGTATCCCCAACTATGAAGTAATGACCAAGCAGATTGAGCAGGCTTCTTCGGCATATCAGAAACAATTGGAGGCTGTGGAAAACTCAGCCAAAGATATGTACAAGAAGTATCAGGCCGATCTGGCTACTCTCACTCCTGATCAGAAAAAGAGTCGTGAAGAAGCGATCGTTGCTAAAGAGAAAGAGGTCATGGAGCTGAAAATGAAGTTTTTTGGTCCCGAAGGGGAACTTGTCAAAAAACGTAATGCTGCAATGAAACCTCTTGAAGATGCCGTATGGCAATCTCTCAAATCCATGGCCAAAGAGTATGGACTGATGATGATTATTGATCGCTCTTCTTCCAAAATTGTTTATGCTGATCCCTCGATAGATATCAGCACTTCTGTGTTGGCAAAGTTGGGTATTAATAAATAA